In Nicotiana tabacum cultivar K326 chromosome 19, ASM71507v2, whole genome shotgun sequence, one DNA window encodes the following:
- the LOC142173734 gene encoding zinc finger BED domain-containing protein RICESLEEPER 2-like — MTEQEAEKGNELQTILKGTESVASNYSTTNTLHCESASKKRKVMKERSVAWGYIDKFNDDEGIKKVRCNHKGQDLASDVAKCLLEWGLDKFFTVTVDHASSNDVMVKELSKQFTRWNTNLMEGSLKKLMENEDVAVREIAKNMKEKFDKYWGDPHKMNKMIFISCVLDPRQKFHSLSFALAAIFGETKGVKIQEEVKTYMKTLFSEYVKMNDDSCPSSPSSTSSSCPSPPSSPYSCSFSSSFSKFMLDLKRHKSGGAIDSKTELDKYLGEDVEEEKNKFDVLGWWKLNSPRFPTLADMARDVLAIPISSVASESAFSTGGRILDPFRSSLTPRLVQDLVCVQDWLRNESTTPVKIEEDLDNLEQLELEIRGSSTSGIGRDIEVGTL; from the exons ATGACAGAGCAAGAGGCAGAGAAGGGAAATGAGCTTCAAACTATCCTAAAAGGTACTGAAAGTGTTGCTTCAAATTATTCCACAACTAACACACTCCATTGTGAATCTGCTTCTAAGAAAAGAAAAGTCATGAAAGAAAGATCAGTTGCTTGGGGCTATATCGACAAGTTCAATGATGACGAAGGGATTAAAAAAGTGAGATGCAA TCACAAGGGTCAAGATTTAGCTAGTGATGTTGCTAAGTGTTTGCTTGAATGGGGATTGGATAAATTTTTTACTGTGACTGTTGATCATGCAAGCTCTAACGATGTTATGGTTAAAGAATTATCCAAACAATTTACTAGATGGAATACAAATTTGATGGAAG GTTCTTTGAAAAaattgatggaaaatgaagatgTTGCCGTGCGAGAAATAGCAAAGAATATGAAAGAGAAATTTGACAAGTATTGGGGTGATCCTCACAAAATGAACAAGATGATATTCATTTCATGTGTGTTGGATCCACGCCAAAAGTTTCACTCTCTTTCTTTCGCACTTGCTGCTATATTTGGAGAAACAAAAGGTGTGAAAATACAAGAGGAAGTGAAGACATACATGAAAACTTTGTTCAGTGAGTATGTCAAAATGAATGATGATTCATGTCCATCTTCTCCATCTTCAACTTCATCTTCATGTCCATCTCCTCCATCTTCTCCATATTCAtgttctttttcatcatcattCTCAAAATTCATGCTAGATTTAAAGAGGCATAAGAGTGGTGGAGCTATTGACTCAAAAACGGAGTTGGATAAATATTTGGGTGAAGATGTTgaggaagaaaaaaataaatttgatgTTCTGGGTTGGTGGAAGTTGAACTCACCTAGATTTCCCACTCTTGCTGATATGGCACGTGATGTGCTAGCCATACCAATTTCTAGTGTTGCATCTGAATCGGCCTTTAGTACTGGAGGACGCATACTTGAtccatttaggagttcattgactcctaGATTGGTTCAAGATCTTGTGTGTGTCCAAGATTGGCTTCGTAACGAATCAACAACCCCGGTTAAAATTGAGGAAGATTTAGATAATCTTGAACAACTTGAACTTG AAATAAGGGGGAGTAGTACATCTGGAATTGGGAGGGATATAGAAGTTGGAACTCTTTAA